The Triticum aestivum cultivar Chinese Spring chromosome 3A, IWGSC CS RefSeq v2.1, whole genome shotgun sequence genome includes a region encoding these proteins:
- the LOC123061817 gene encoding uncharacterized protein isoform X1 — translation MAGDRRGGSPTAERRRGIRRLLLPRGEASSSSSSSVPLPPPAAAEVGRRKGFAAAALRGLGCTSAAASQAYAPGAGSAAAAAVRSSADWHGRRKKGKDKRKERGGGGGGGGGLVGGGIGGDVWCAPGIPFAAEASSVDCVVARHQMLGRGRGGDAERPHRERPCLSRRASMQEQMSSSFMESPPPPPLHHLDGPFFGADLLPSARLRRMRGYRPSPGGLEEEIMMFQTRVLLGGMNVYDRYQDWRLDVDNMTYEELLELGERIGHVNTGLREDEIVRNLRKVKPDSSFQFPTEVEKKCSICQEEFEANDEMGRLGCGHSYHVYCIKQWLSQKNVCPVCKTAVTKT, via the exons GGCGCCTCCTGCTGCCCCGCGGggaggcctcctcctcctcgtcgtcctcggtgCCGTTGCCTCCCCCGGCCGCGGCCGAGGTAGGGCGGAGGAAGGGCTTCGCCGCCGCGGCGCTGCGCGGGCTGGGCTGCACGTCGGCCGCGGCCTCGCAGGCGTACGCGCCAGGGGCGGGCTCCGCGGCTGCGGCGGCCGTGCGGTCCTCGGCCGACTGGCACGGGCGAAGGAAGAAAGGGAAGGAcaagaggaaggagaggggagggggagggggaggtggaggcggcctTGTGGGCGGAGGGATCGGCGGCGACGTGTGGTGCGCCCCGGGGATACCGTTCGCCGCGGAGGCGTCGTCCGTGGACTGCGTGGTGGCGCGCCACCAGATGCTGGGGAGGGGCCGCGGCGGCGACGCCGAGAGGCCGCACAGAGAG CGGCCCTGCCTGTCCCGGAGGGCGAGCATGCAGGAGCAGATGTCCTCGTCCTTcatggagtcgccgccgccgccgccgctgcatcacCTGGACGGCCCCTTCTTCGGCGCCGACCTGCTCCCCTCCGCGCGCCTCCGCCGGATGCGCGGCTACCGCCCCTCCCCCGGCGGCCTCGAAGAAGAG ATCATGATGTTTCAGACAAGAGTGTTGTTGGGAGGAATGAATGTGTATGATCGGTACCAGGATTGGCGCCTTGATGTCGACAACATGACTTATGAG GAGTTGCTTGAGCTTGGAGAAAGAATAGGACATGTCAACACAGGGCTACGCGAGGATGAGATTGTTCGCAACCTTAGGAAGGTCAAGCCTGATTCGTCATTCCAGTTTCCGACGGAAGTGGAGAAGAAATGCAGTATTTGTCAA GAAGAGTTTGAAGCAAATGACGAGATGGGGAGGCTGGGCTGCGGCCACAGCTACCATGTTTACTGCATCAAGCAGTGGCTTTCTCAGAAGAACGTTTGCCCGGTTTGCAAGACCGCTGTCACCAAGACTTGA
- the LOC123061819 gene encoding uncharacterized protein isoform X2: MPLLHGASLRALLAGAAVAHLSSFPIVRASPCAPPQPLRLRAFASHSASEPPPPPPSSPSPSTSRVLASAAAACDCEEGAKPAICTADELHYAPVPGTEWRLALWRYRPPPEAPKRNHPLMLLSGVATNAVGFDLSPGASFARHMSMQGFDTWIVELRGAGLSTRGSELAAASTKSDMSSNSDKFLGLMELPQTSAIYDQISQLSQRLVKILGEGQQNVSPRLFGWQERLSATIEDLQKQLELIISYDWDFDHYLEEDVPAAIDYIKQQSVPKDGKLLAIGHSMGGILLYAMVSKCGADPELAAIVTLASSVDYTTSNSSLKLFVPLADPAEMLRVPAVPLGTLLSTTYPISSRAPYILSLLRSQISAKDMMDPELLSKLILNNFCTVPAKVLLQLATSFRDGGLRNRAGTFFFKEHLGKIKVPVLALAGDEDLICPPEAVYETVKVIPQHLVTYKVFGKPEGPHYAHYDLVGGRKAVHEVYPCIIEFLSQHDGVSS; this comes from the exons ATGCCGCTCCTCCACGGCGCCAGCCTCCGggccctcctcgccggcgccgccgtggCGCACCTCTCCTCCTTCCCCATCGTGCGGGCATCCCCGTGTGCTCCTCCCCAGCCGCTGCGGCTCCGCGCCTTCGCCTCCCACAGCGCCTCggaacctccgccgccgcccccctcctcgCCCTCGCCCTCCACCTCGCGTGTCCTCGCCTCCGCGGCAGCGGCGTGCGACTGCGAGGAGGGGGCGAAGCCCGCGATCTGCACGGCGGACGAGCTGCACTACGCGCCCGTGCCAGGCACCGAGTGGCGGCTCGCGCTCTGGAGGTACCGCCCGCCGCCTGAG GCGCCCAAGAGGAACCACCCACTGATGCTGCTGTCCGGTGTGGCCACCAATGCGGTGGGATTCGACCTGTCCCCTGGG GCTTCCTTTGCCCGTCATATGTCTATGCAAGGGTTTGATACATGGATTGTTGAGTTGCGTGGTGCAGGCCTGAGCACACGTGGATCAGAATTAGCTGCAGCTAGCACCAAGTCTGACATGTCCTCTAATTCAG ATAAATTTCTAGGGTTGATGGAATTGCCACAGACATCAGCAATATATGATCAAATTAGCCAATTAAGTCAGCGCCTCGTGAAGATTCTTGGGGAAGGTCAACAAAATGTTTCCCCTCGGTTATTTGGCTGGCAAGAACGCCTCTCCGCAACCATAGAAGATCTCCAGAAGCAGTTGGAGCTGATTATTAGTTATGATTGGGACTTTGACCATTACCTGGAGGAGGATGTACCTGCAGCG ATAGATTATATAAAACAGCAGAGTGTACCCAAGGATGGAAAATTGCTTGCTATTGGTCATTCTATGGGAGGAATCTTGTTGTATGCAATGGTTTCGAAGTGTG GGGCTGATCCAGAGCTGGCAGCTATTGTTACTCTGGCCTCATCAGTTGACTACACAACATCCAACTCCTCGCTCAAGTTATTTGTGCCTCTT GCAGATCCAGCTGAGATGTTACGTGTTCCTGCTGTCCCTCTAGGAACATTACTATCAACCACTTATCCTATATCATCTCGTGCACCATACATATTGTCACTGCTACGCTCTCAAATTTCAGCCAAGGATATGATGGATCCTGAACTGCTTTCAAAGCTCATCTTGAATAACTTCT GCACAGTACCAGCAAAGGTGTTATTACAGTTGGCGACCTCATTCCGTGACGGTGGGCTGCGAAACAGGGCTGGTACTTTTTTCTTCAAAGAGCATTTAGGGAAAATCAAAGTTCCGGTGCTTGCCCTTGCTGGAGACGAGGATCTGATTTGCCCCCCAGAAGCTGTTTACG AAACCGTGAAAGTAATTCCTCAGCATCTGGTCACCTATAAGGTTTTTGGCAAACCTGAAGGCCCTCACTATGCACATTATGACCTGGTTGGAGGGCGGAAG GCTGTCCATGAAGTGTACCCTTGCATAATAGAGTTCCTCTCTCAACACGATGGTGTGTCTTCTTAA
- the LOC123061819 gene encoding uncharacterized protein isoform X1, with protein sequence MPLLHGASLRALLAGAAVAHLSSFPIVRASPCAPPQPLRLRAFASHSASEPPPPPPSSPSPSTSRVLASAAAACDCEEGAKPAICTADELHYAPVPGTEWRLALWRYRPPPEAPKRNHPLMLLSGVATNAVGFDLSPGASFARHMSMQGFDTWIVELRGAGLSTRGSELAAASTKSDMSSNSGVDKILTQKVNVVPPAKDMSTNEPQSSEVPVLTDTNVLETNTSEEPQLVTKLANALAQLSVTFSGYVRDSQLRNITDSFFDRVTELVPDASLTSSLEEVADKFLGLMELPQTSAIYDQISQLSQRLVKILGEGQQNVSPRLFGWQERLSATIEDLQKQLELIISYDWDFDHYLEEDVPAAIDYIKQQSVPKDGKLLAIGHSMGGILLYAMVSKCGADPELAAIVTLASSVDYTTSNSSLKLFVPLADPAEMLRVPAVPLGTLLSTTYPISSRAPYILSLLRSQISAKDMMDPELLSKLILNNFCTVPAKVLLQLATSFRDGGLRNRAGTFFFKEHLGKIKVPVLALAGDEDLICPPEAVYETVKVIPQHLVTYKVFGKPEGPHYAHYDLVGGRKAVHEVYPCIIEFLSQHDGVSS encoded by the exons ATGCCGCTCCTCCACGGCGCCAGCCTCCGggccctcctcgccggcgccgccgtggCGCACCTCTCCTCCTTCCCCATCGTGCGGGCATCCCCGTGTGCTCCTCCCCAGCCGCTGCGGCTCCGCGCCTTCGCCTCCCACAGCGCCTCggaacctccgccgccgcccccctcctcgCCCTCGCCCTCCACCTCGCGTGTCCTCGCCTCCGCGGCAGCGGCGTGCGACTGCGAGGAGGGGGCGAAGCCCGCGATCTGCACGGCGGACGAGCTGCACTACGCGCCCGTGCCAGGCACCGAGTGGCGGCTCGCGCTCTGGAGGTACCGCCCGCCGCCTGAG GCGCCCAAGAGGAACCACCCACTGATGCTGCTGTCCGGTGTGGCCACCAATGCGGTGGGATTCGACCTGTCCCCTGGG GCTTCCTTTGCCCGTCATATGTCTATGCAAGGGTTTGATACATGGATTGTTGAGTTGCGTGGTGCAGGCCTGAGCACACGTGGATCAGAATTAGCTGCAGCTAGCACCAAGTCTGACATGTCCTCTAATTCAGGTGTGGATAAAATTTTGACACAGAAAGTAAATGTTGTTCCTCCTGCCAAGGATATGTCAACTAATGAACCTCAAAGTTCTGAAGTTCCAGTACTAACAGACACGAATGTGCTAGAAACAAACACATCAGAAGAACCACAACTGGTGACAAAGTTAGCAAATGCTTTGGCACAATTGAGTGTAACATTTTCAGGCTATGTAAGAGATAGCCAACTGAGAAACATCACTGACAGTTTTTTTGATCGAGTGACAGAACTTGTCCCTGATGCCTCATTAACTAGTAGTCTTGAGGAGGTTGCAGATAAATTTCTAGGGTTGATGGAATTGCCACAGACATCAGCAATATATGATCAAATTAGCCAATTAAGTCAGCGCCTCGTGAAGATTCTTGGGGAAGGTCAACAAAATGTTTCCCCTCGGTTATTTGGCTGGCAAGAACGCCTCTCCGCAACCATAGAAGATCTCCAGAAGCAGTTGGAGCTGATTATTAGTTATGATTGGGACTTTGACCATTACCTGGAGGAGGATGTACCTGCAGCG ATAGATTATATAAAACAGCAGAGTGTACCCAAGGATGGAAAATTGCTTGCTATTGGTCATTCTATGGGAGGAATCTTGTTGTATGCAATGGTTTCGAAGTGTG GGGCTGATCCAGAGCTGGCAGCTATTGTTACTCTGGCCTCATCAGTTGACTACACAACATCCAACTCCTCGCTCAAGTTATTTGTGCCTCTT GCAGATCCAGCTGAGATGTTACGTGTTCCTGCTGTCCCTCTAGGAACATTACTATCAACCACTTATCCTATATCATCTCGTGCACCATACATATTGTCACTGCTACGCTCTCAAATTTCAGCCAAGGATATGATGGATCCTGAACTGCTTTCAAAGCTCATCTTGAATAACTTCT GCACAGTACCAGCAAAGGTGTTATTACAGTTGGCGACCTCATTCCGTGACGGTGGGCTGCGAAACAGGGCTGGTACTTTTTTCTTCAAAGAGCATTTAGGGAAAATCAAAGTTCCGGTGCTTGCCCTTGCTGGAGACGAGGATCTGATTTGCCCCCCAGAAGCTGTTTACG AAACCGTGAAAGTAATTCCTCAGCATCTGGTCACCTATAAGGTTTTTGGCAAACCTGAAGGCCCTCACTATGCACATTATGACCTGGTTGGAGGGCGGAAG GCTGTCCATGAAGTGTACCCTTGCATAATAGAGTTCCTCTCTCAACACGATGGTGTGTCTTCTTAA
- the LOC123061817 gene encoding E3 ubiquitin-protein ligase MBR1 isoform X2, which produces MAGDRRGGSPTAERRRGIRRLLLPRGEASSSSSSSVPLPPPAAAEVGRRKGFAAAALRGLGCTSAAASQAYAPGAGSAAAAAVRSSADWHGRRKKGKDKRKERGGGGGGGGGLVGGGIGGDVWCAPGIPFAAEASSVDCVVARHQMLGRGRGGDAERPHREIMMFQTRVLLGGMNVYDRYQDWRLDVDNMTYEELLELGERIGHVNTGLREDEIVRNLRKVKPDSSFQFPTEVEKKCSICQEEFEANDEMGRLGCGHSYHVYCIKQWLSQKNVCPVCKTAVTKT; this is translated from the exons GGCGCCTCCTGCTGCCCCGCGGggaggcctcctcctcctcgtcgtcctcggtgCCGTTGCCTCCCCCGGCCGCGGCCGAGGTAGGGCGGAGGAAGGGCTTCGCCGCCGCGGCGCTGCGCGGGCTGGGCTGCACGTCGGCCGCGGCCTCGCAGGCGTACGCGCCAGGGGCGGGCTCCGCGGCTGCGGCGGCCGTGCGGTCCTCGGCCGACTGGCACGGGCGAAGGAAGAAAGGGAAGGAcaagaggaaggagaggggagggggagggggaggtggaggcggcctTGTGGGCGGAGGGATCGGCGGCGACGTGTGGTGCGCCCCGGGGATACCGTTCGCCGCGGAGGCGTCGTCCGTGGACTGCGTGGTGGCGCGCCACCAGATGCTGGGGAGGGGCCGCGGCGGCGACGCCGAGAGGCCGCACAGAGAG ATCATGATGTTTCAGACAAGAGTGTTGTTGGGAGGAATGAATGTGTATGATCGGTACCAGGATTGGCGCCTTGATGTCGACAACATGACTTATGAG GAGTTGCTTGAGCTTGGAGAAAGAATAGGACATGTCAACACAGGGCTACGCGAGGATGAGATTGTTCGCAACCTTAGGAAGGTCAAGCCTGATTCGTCATTCCAGTTTCCGACGGAAGTGGAGAAGAAATGCAGTATTTGTCAA GAAGAGTTTGAAGCAAATGACGAGATGGGGAGGCTGGGCTGCGGCCACAGCTACCATGTTTACTGCATCAAGCAGTGGCTTTCTCAGAAGAACGTTTGCCCGGTTTGCAAGACCGCTGTCACCAAGACTTGA